The following proteins are co-located in the Micromonospora viridifaciens genome:
- a CDS encoding ABC transporter substrate-binding protein yields the protein MRRSVGVAAASAAVAALVTGCGGGGPQSGGDQKVTGGKIVLGVLNDQSGAYSELSGKNSVKAVEMAIADFKAKYGDKAITKDISVETADHQNKPDVANSKAQEMYDRKGVDAILDVPTSSAALKVADVAKEKKKLYFNIGAATTDLTGKSCNKYTFHYAYDTYMLAHGTGTVTTEQVGKNWYILYPNYAFGQDMEKSFSAAITAAGGTVVGKDGAPFPNTSGDYSSFLLKAPTLNPKPQVLGTMQAGAELVNVVKQYNEFKLRDKGVGLAVGLMFITDIHSLTPDALAGTTYTDAWYWNFDQQNREWADKFQKETGTRPSFAHAANYSAAMQYLEAAQAAGTDDADAVVKELEGKEVNDLFLRNGKIRAEDHRVIHDSYLAQVKPQAEVSEPWDYVKILKTIPAAEAFRAPSADCKM from the coding sequence ATGCGCAGGAGCGTGGGTGTGGCCGCCGCCTCGGCGGCGGTGGCGGCGCTGGTCACCGGCTGCGGCGGCGGTGGGCCGCAGTCCGGCGGCGACCAGAAGGTGACCGGCGGCAAGATCGTCCTGGGCGTCCTCAACGACCAGTCCGGCGCCTACTCGGAGCTGTCCGGAAAGAACTCGGTCAAGGCCGTGGAGATGGCCATCGCCGACTTCAAGGCCAAGTACGGCGACAAGGCGATCACCAAGGACATCTCGGTGGAGACCGCCGACCACCAGAACAAGCCGGACGTGGCCAACAGCAAGGCCCAGGAGATGTACGACCGTAAGGGCGTCGACGCCATCCTCGACGTGCCGACCTCCTCGGCCGCGCTCAAGGTGGCCGACGTGGCCAAGGAGAAGAAGAAGCTCTACTTCAACATCGGCGCGGCCACGACCGACCTGACCGGCAAGAGCTGCAACAAGTACACGTTCCACTACGCGTACGACACCTACATGCTGGCGCACGGCACCGGCACGGTGACCACCGAGCAGGTCGGCAAGAACTGGTACATCCTCTACCCGAACTACGCCTTCGGGCAGGACATGGAGAAGAGCTTCTCCGCCGCCATCACCGCCGCCGGCGGCACCGTCGTCGGCAAGGACGGGGCGCCGTTCCCGAACACCAGCGGCGACTACTCGTCCTTCCTGCTGAAGGCCCCGACGCTGAACCCGAAGCCGCAGGTGCTCGGCACCATGCAGGCCGGCGCCGAGCTGGTGAACGTGGTCAAGCAGTACAACGAGTTCAAGCTGCGGGACAAGGGCGTCGGGCTGGCCGTGGGCCTGATGTTCATCACCGACATCCACTCGCTCACCCCGGACGCGCTCGCCGGCACCACCTACACCGACGCCTGGTACTGGAACTTCGACCAGCAGAACCGGGAGTGGGCCGACAAGTTCCAGAAGGAGACCGGCACCCGGCCGTCCTTCGCGCACGCGGCCAACTACTCCGCCGCGATGCAGTACCTGGAGGCGGCGCAGGCCGCCGGCACCGACGACGCGGACGCCGTGGTCAAGGAGCTGGAGGGCAAGGAGGTCAACGACCTCTTCCTGCGCAACGGCAAGATCCGCGCCGAGGACCACCGGGTCATCCACGACTCGTACCTGGCCCAGGTGAAGCCGCAGGCCGAGGTCAGCGAGCCGTGGGACTACGTGAAGATCCTCAAGACCATCCCGGCGGCCGAGGCGTTCCGCGCCCCGTCCGCCGACTGCAAGATGTGA
- a CDS encoding ABC transporter ATP-binding protein, with protein MLRIENLSAWYGEAQVLREVSLDVAAGEVVTLVGRNGAGKSTLLRCVMGLHPGQRGTVTLDGTDLTRLPAYRRARLGLGWVPDDRGAYATLSVTENLTLPPRVGPDPWPLERVYEAFPALYARRDSAATMLSGGEQQMLALARVLRMGARLLLCDEPTEGLSPLLVQQVGDLLREAKQHGVTVLLVEQNLHFATGVADRHYLLAEGRIAEAMDNSEVRSRERELLAYLGI; from the coding sequence ATGCTGCGCATTGAGAACCTCTCCGCCTGGTACGGCGAGGCACAGGTGCTGCGGGAGGTGAGCCTGGACGTGGCCGCCGGCGAGGTGGTCACCCTGGTCGGCCGCAACGGCGCCGGCAAGTCCACCCTGCTGCGCTGCGTGATGGGGCTGCACCCCGGCCAGCGCGGCACGGTCACCCTGGACGGCACCGACCTCACCCGGCTGCCGGCGTACCGGCGGGCGCGGCTCGGGCTCGGCTGGGTCCCCGACGACCGCGGCGCGTACGCCACCCTCAGCGTCACCGAGAACCTGACCCTGCCGCCCCGGGTCGGCCCCGACCCGTGGCCGCTGGAGCGGGTGTACGAGGCGTTCCCCGCCCTCTACGCCCGGCGGGACTCGGCGGCCACCATGCTCTCCGGCGGCGAGCAGCAGATGCTCGCCCTGGCCCGGGTGCTGCGGATGGGCGCCCGGCTGCTGCTCTGCGACGAGCCCACCGAGGGGCTGTCGCCGCTGCTCGTGCAGCAGGTCGGCGACCTGCTGCGGGAGGCCAAGCAGCACGGGGTGACCGTGCTGCTGGTCGAGCAGAACCTGCACTTCGCCACCGGCGTCGCCGACCGGCACTACCTGCTGGCCGAGGGACGCATCGCGGAGGCGATGGACAACTCCGAGGTCCGCTCGCGGGAGCGCGAGCTGCTGGCGTACCTCGGGATCTGA
- a CDS encoding ABC transporter ATP-binding protein: MAGQGLLSARGLTRDFRGFRAVDGVDLDVASETVHALVGPNGAGKTTLFNLLTGFLPPTAGRIELAGRDVTGLPPERVARLGVARSFQITSLFPQLSAREHVQLALQSPSGLGWRFWRSAKLMHRYRDRADELLAMVGLAELAEAPAEALAYGRKRALELAIALALDPKVLLLDEPTAGMGLEDVDRTVDLIARVRAGRTVVMVEHNMSVVGRLADTVTVLQAGKVLVEGPYEQVRADERVITAYLGATDAAH; the protein is encoded by the coding sequence ATGGCCGGGCAAGGTCTCCTGTCGGCCCGTGGGCTGACCCGGGACTTCCGGGGCTTCCGGGCGGTCGACGGCGTCGACCTCGATGTGGCGTCGGAGACCGTGCACGCCCTCGTGGGGCCGAACGGCGCCGGCAAGACCACCCTGTTCAACCTGCTCACCGGCTTCCTGCCGCCCACCGCCGGGCGGATCGAGCTGGCCGGCCGGGACGTCACCGGGCTGCCCCCGGAGCGGGTCGCCCGGCTGGGGGTGGCCCGCTCCTTCCAGATCACCAGCCTCTTCCCTCAGCTCTCCGCCCGCGAGCACGTCCAGCTGGCGTTGCAGAGCCCGAGCGGGCTGGGCTGGCGGTTCTGGCGTTCCGCCAAGCTGATGCACCGCTACCGCGACCGGGCGGACGAGCTGCTGGCCATGGTGGGCCTCGCCGAGCTGGCCGAGGCGCCGGCCGAGGCCCTCGCGTACGGGCGCAAGCGGGCCCTGGAGCTGGCCATCGCCCTCGCCCTCGACCCGAAGGTGCTGCTGCTCGACGAGCCGACCGCCGGCATGGGGCTGGAGGACGTCGACCGCACGGTCGACCTGATCGCCCGGGTGCGGGCCGGCCGCACGGTGGTCATGGTCGAGCACAACATGAGCGTCGTCGGCCGGCTGGCCGACACCGTCACCGTCCTCCAGGCCGGCAAGGTCCTGGTCGAGGGGCCGTACGAGCAGGTCCGCGCCGACGAGCGGGTCATCACCGCCTACCTGGGAGCCACCGATGCTGCGCATTGA
- a CDS encoding aminotransferase class V-fold PLP-dependent enzyme produces the protein MDLNDARKLWQPEPGWLNTASYGLPPEPAWMALQDALADWRVGRISWEGWGEAAGRARAGFARLVGVSPADVAIGSAASQLLAPVAAGLPAGATVVVPEVEFTSNLFPWLVQRERGVRVRTVPLAGLVDAIDAGTDLVAFSLVQSADGTVAPYEEIVAAARAHGALVAVDATQACGWLPFAAGRADAVVVSAYKWLMAPRGVAFAYLAPALRDRLRPDAAGWYAGQDPHASYYGPPLRLADDARRFDISPAWFSFVGAAPALEVLAEIGLPAVREYDVALANRFLAGLGRPPGDSAIVTVEVPGAAEKLARAGVRAAVRAGRVRASFHLYTTQEDVDRALDALTG, from the coding sequence ATGGACCTCAACGACGCGCGGAAGCTGTGGCAGCCGGAGCCCGGCTGGCTGAACACCGCCAGCTACGGGTTGCCGCCCGAGCCGGCCTGGATGGCGTTGCAGGACGCCCTGGCGGACTGGCGGGTGGGGCGGATCTCCTGGGAGGGCTGGGGTGAGGCGGCCGGGCGGGCCCGCGCCGGTTTCGCCCGGCTGGTCGGGGTGTCCCCGGCGGACGTGGCGATCGGCAGCGCGGCGTCGCAGTTGCTCGCCCCGGTCGCGGCCGGGCTGCCGGCGGGGGCCACGGTGGTGGTCCCGGAGGTCGAGTTCACCTCGAACCTGTTCCCCTGGCTGGTGCAGCGGGAGCGGGGAGTGCGGGTGCGCACCGTCCCGCTCGCCGGGCTGGTCGACGCGATCGACGCCGGCACCGACCTGGTCGCGTTCAGCCTGGTGCAGTCGGCCGACGGCACCGTCGCCCCGTACGAGGAGATCGTCGCGGCGGCCCGGGCGCACGGCGCCCTCGTCGCGGTGGACGCCACCCAGGCGTGCGGCTGGCTGCCGTTCGCCGCCGGCCGGGCGGACGCGGTGGTGGTGTCGGCGTACAAGTGGCTGATGGCGCCGCGCGGCGTGGCCTTCGCCTACCTGGCTCCGGCGCTGCGGGACCGGCTGCGCCCCGACGCGGCCGGCTGGTACGCGGGCCAGGATCCCCACGCCTCCTACTACGGCCCGCCGCTGCGGCTGGCCGACGACGCCCGGCGTTTCGACATCTCCCCGGCCTGGTTCAGCTTCGTCGGTGCGGCGCCCGCCCTGGAGGTGCTCGCCGAGATCGGGCTGCCCGCCGTGCGCGAGTACGACGTGGCGTTGGCCAACCGGTTCCTCGCCGGGCTGGGCCGTCCGCCCGGCGACAGCGCGATCGTGACGGTGGAGGTGCCCGGCGCGGCGGAGAAGCTCGCCCGGGCCGGAGTCCGCGCGGCGGTACGCGCCGGCCGGGTGCGGGCCTCGTTCCACCTCTACACCACACAGGAGGACGTCGACCGGGCGCTGGACGCGCTGACCGGCTGA
- a CDS encoding cation:dicarboxylate symporter family transporter gives MDTTKPTPAAARPVRRDRTHYLYLAVIAAVVAGVLVGLAAPEVGKELKPLGTGFVNLIKMMISPVIFCTIVLGVGSVRQAAKVGKVGGLALGYFLIMSTVALAIGLVVGNLIHPGSGLDLGPEVAKAGKAAAGGETGDTVDFLLGIIPTSLLSALTEGEVLQTLVVALLVGFAVQALGTRGEPVLRAVGVIQRLVFKVLAMIMWVAPIGAFGAMAAVVGATGVDALKSLAQIMFGFYVTCVLFVFLVLGALLWFVARISIFKLLGYLGREFLLILSTSSSESALPRLIAKMEHVGVSKPVVGITVPTGYSFNLDGTAIYLTMASLFVADALGKPLALGEQVSLLVFMVIASKGAAGVTGAGLATLAGGLQSHRPELVDGVGLIVGIDRFMSEARALTNFAGNAVATVLVGSWTGQFDRDQAQAVLAGQRPFDEATMLDEDEAHGGPDGPVPPQRSAALADATA, from the coding sequence ATGGACACCACCAAACCCACCCCCGCGGCCGCCCGGCCCGTCCGCCGGGACCGGACCCACTACCTCTACCTGGCGGTCATCGCGGCCGTCGTGGCCGGCGTCTTGGTCGGCCTCGCCGCGCCGGAGGTCGGCAAGGAGCTGAAGCCGCTCGGCACCGGCTTCGTCAACCTGATCAAGATGATGATCAGCCCGGTCATCTTCTGCACGATCGTCCTCGGCGTCGGGTCCGTCCGTCAGGCGGCGAAGGTCGGCAAGGTCGGTGGCCTCGCCCTCGGCTACTTCCTGATCATGTCGACGGTCGCGTTGGCGATCGGCCTGGTGGTCGGCAACCTCATCCACCCCGGCTCCGGCCTGGACCTCGGCCCGGAGGTGGCCAAGGCGGGCAAGGCAGCCGCCGGTGGCGAGACCGGCGACACGGTCGACTTCCTGCTCGGCATCATCCCGACCTCGCTGCTCTCCGCGCTGACCGAGGGCGAGGTGCTCCAGACGCTGGTGGTGGCGCTGCTGGTCGGGTTCGCGGTGCAGGCCCTCGGTACGCGGGGCGAGCCGGTGCTGCGGGCCGTGGGCGTGATCCAGCGCCTCGTCTTCAAGGTGCTGGCGATGATCATGTGGGTGGCGCCGATCGGCGCGTTCGGGGCGATGGCCGCGGTGGTCGGCGCGACCGGGGTGGACGCGCTGAAGAGCCTGGCACAGATCATGTTCGGGTTCTACGTCACCTGCGTGCTCTTCGTGTTCCTGGTGCTGGGCGCACTGCTGTGGTTCGTCGCCCGGATCTCGATCTTCAAGCTGCTCGGCTACCTGGGTCGGGAGTTCCTGCTGATCCTCTCGACCTCGTCGTCGGAGTCGGCGCTGCCCCGGCTGATCGCGAAGATGGAGCACGTCGGGGTGAGCAAGCCGGTCGTCGGGATCACGGTGCCCACCGGGTACTCGTTCAACCTCGACGGCACGGCGATCTACCTGACCATGGCGTCGCTGTTCGTCGCCGACGCGCTCGGCAAGCCGCTGGCGCTGGGTGAGCAGGTGTCGCTGCTGGTCTTCATGGTCATCGCGTCCAAGGGCGCGGCCGGGGTGACCGGTGCGGGCCTGGCCACGCTGGCCGGCGGGCTGCAGTCGCACCGGCCGGAGCTGGTCGACGGCGTCGGCCTGATCGTCGGCATCGACCGGTTCATGTCCGAGGCCCGGGCGCTGACCAACTTCGCCGGCAACGCGGTCGCCACCGTGCTGGTCGGCAGCTGGACCGGCCAGTTCGACCGGGACCAGGCCCAAGCGGTGCTCGCCGGCCAGCGGCCGTTCGACGAGGCCACCATGCTCGACGAGGACGAGGCCCACGGCGGGCCGGACGGGCCGGTCCCGCCGCAGCGCTCCGCCGCGCTGGCGGACGCGACCGCCTGA
- a CDS encoding ATP-binding protein, with amino-acid sequence MARRQWSIAGQLFALQAVVVTLLVLAGAGGAVWLARSDARQAAEDEVLAVAQTVAGSPDVHAALTAADPAATLQPYAESTRVATGTDFVVVMAPDRTRYSHPNPTLIGQPFIGDIGPALAGEPFTTTNVGTLGESVRAVVPVYDDGHRIVGLVSVGITTQAINRKLLAQVPVLLAGAAPALALAATGSWLLSRRLRRQTHGLGPRQMTRMYEYYDAVLHSVREGLVVLTRDRRVALVNDEGRRLLGLDEDAAVTDRPVDGIDLPPAVADLLDSGRDAHDEPVLAGDRVLVANQRTTRFEGTVLGTVLTLRDQTELRNLASELDSVRALTEALQAQTHESANRLHTVLTLVELGRTDEAVRLATRDLALAQQLTDRVVGAVTEPALAALLLGKSARAGERGVDLVIEPDCRLDDSPLPTTDLLTVVGNLVDNALEAVAGMPPPRRVRVFVGAVEDEIVVRVGDTGPGLDLGRVADVFRRGWSTKSAGRGLGLALVGQVVHRHGGTSEVARTDEGETVFTVRLPVGAVNA; translated from the coding sequence GTGGCCAGACGGCAGTGGAGCATCGCGGGGCAACTGTTCGCCCTCCAGGCGGTCGTGGTGACGCTGCTGGTGCTCGCCGGCGCCGGGGGCGCCGTCTGGCTGGCCCGCAGTGACGCCCGCCAGGCCGCGGAGGACGAGGTCCTGGCCGTGGCGCAGACCGTCGCCGGCTCCCCCGACGTCCACGCGGCCCTCACCGCCGCGGACCCGGCGGCCACCCTCCAGCCGTACGCGGAGTCCACCCGCGTGGCCACTGGAACGGACTTCGTGGTCGTGATGGCCCCGGACCGGACCCGCTACTCCCACCCCAACCCGACGCTGATCGGGCAGCCGTTCATCGGCGACATCGGGCCCGCGCTGGCCGGCGAACCGTTCACCACCACCAACGTCGGCACCCTCGGCGAGTCGGTGCGCGCGGTCGTCCCGGTGTACGACGACGGCCACCGGATCGTCGGGCTGGTCTCGGTCGGCATCACCACCCAGGCGATCAACCGGAAGCTGCTCGCCCAGGTGCCGGTGCTGCTCGCCGGGGCCGCACCGGCGCTGGCGCTGGCGGCCACCGGCTCCTGGCTGCTCAGCCGGCGGCTGCGCCGGCAGACCCACGGCCTCGGCCCCCGTCAGATGACCCGGATGTACGAGTACTACGACGCGGTCCTGCACTCCGTACGCGAGGGGCTGGTGGTGCTGACCCGGGACCGCCGGGTGGCGCTGGTCAACGACGAGGGCCGCCGGCTGCTCGGGCTGGACGAGGACGCCGCGGTGACCGACCGGCCGGTGGACGGGATCGACCTGCCGCCCGCCGTGGCCGACCTGCTCGACTCCGGGCGGGACGCGCACGACGAGCCGGTCCTCGCCGGTGACCGGGTGCTGGTGGCCAACCAGCGGACCACCCGCTTCGAGGGGACGGTGCTCGGCACCGTGCTGACCCTGCGCGACCAGACCGAGCTGCGCAACCTGGCCAGCGAGCTGGACTCGGTACGGGCGCTCACCGAGGCGCTGCAGGCCCAGACCCACGAGTCGGCAAACCGGCTGCACACCGTGCTGACCCTGGTGGAGCTGGGCCGCACCGACGAGGCCGTCCGGCTCGCCACCCGGGACCTGGCGCTCGCCCAGCAGCTCACCGACCGGGTGGTCGGCGCGGTGACCGAGCCGGCGCTGGCCGCGCTGCTGCTCGGCAAGTCGGCGCGGGCCGGCGAACGCGGCGTCGACCTGGTGATCGAGCCGGACTGCCGGCTCGACGACAGCCCGCTGCCCACCACCGACCTGCTCACCGTGGTGGGAAACCTGGTCGACAACGCGCTGGAGGCGGTGGCGGGCATGCCGCCGCCGCGCCGGGTCCGGGTGTTCGTCGGCGCCGTCGAGGACGAGATCGTGGTCCGGGTGGGCGACACCGGGCCCGGCCTGGACCTGGGACGGGTGGCCGACGTGTTCCGGCGTGGCTGGTCCACCAAGAGCGCCGGCCGGGGGCTCGGGCTGGCACTGGTCGGGCAGGTCGTGCATCGGCACGGCGGCACGTCCGAGGTCGCGCGCACCGACGAGGGCGAGACCGTGTTCACCGTCCGCCTTCCCGTTGGAGCCGTGAACGCATGA